The window GGTCGAGCGGTCAGGCTGCCGGGCTTCCAGAATCCGGTGTCCGTGAGCTCGGCCAGGATCGCCTCCGAGTCCGTGGAGCGCATGAGCGCCCAGGTGGCGCCGCCGGGAAAGAATCCGCCGAAGACCATCCGGCCGGCGCCCCGCGCCTCGATCAGCGCGAAGGAAGCCATCTCGACGTCGGGAGCCTCGCCTTCCACGATGGTCACGGAGCGCGAGCCGTCGGTCACCACGGGGGGCAGCTCCCAGGGCTCGAGGAACTGCGAGAAGTCGCGCGGGTGCCAGGCCTTCCACACCCCACCCGTCCAGTACGGGTCCTCCTCGACGAGGCGCGGGAGATCGCCCGCCTGGGGCGAACGGTACACGAGATCGGCCGTCTTGCCGTCGGGCGAGGGGCCGCCCCCGATCACGAAGCCCCGCTTGCGCAGCTCCACGATGCGCTCCAGATGGGCCGCGCGGTGGGCGGCCCGCCGCTCGAGGTAGTCCTCGGCCGCGGTGACCCGGACATGGGAGACGATCACGGGGTGACCCAGCCGCCCGCGAAGGGCACCACTTGCCCCACGAAGAAATCGGCGTCATCGGAGGCGAGATAGACGGCGAGTCGCGCCGATTCCTCGCCGCGGGCCAGGCGCCCCGCCGGGATGTTCTTGACCATGCGGGCGAGCGACTTCGGGTCATTGACGAGCTCGGGGGGAAAGTACGTGGGATTCTCGACGTAGTTCTGGGCGATGGCGTTGACCTGGATGCCGTCGCGCGCGACCTCGCGACCCACGGCCTTGGTCAGCCCGTTGACTCCCGCCCGCGCCGCGGAGTAGGCGGCGTAGTGGGCGAGCCCCGGGAAGGCCGCCGCGGAAGACATGTTGATGATCTTGCCGCGCTTGGCCGGGCGCATCACCCGCAGGGCGGCGCGCAGACAGTAGAACGGCTCGTCGAGGAGGCGTGACATCATGGCCCGCCACTCGCCGTCCGTCACCTGCTCGGTGGGAGCGCCCGTGGGCGGGTTAGCGCTGTTGTTGACGAGGACATCGAGCCGTCCGA of the Candidatus Methylomirabilota bacterium genome contains:
- a CDS encoding SDR family oxidoreductase; translation: MKLTGKVALITNASEFMGPAITEEFCREGASVALHDRSEAAVKPVAAIAHGLGREVLTLTGDLTQPAEAERAVAAVVTRFGRLDVLVNNSANPPTGAPTEQVTDGEWRAMMSRLLDEPFYCLRAALRVMRPAKRGKIINMSSAAAFPGLAHYAAYSAARAGVNGLTKAVGREVARDGIQVNAIAQNYVENPTYFPPELVNDPKSLARMVKNIPAGRLARGEESARLAVYLASDDADFFVGQVVPFAGGWVTP